TGATGGTGTCGATCGCAACGGCCGTTTTACCGGTCTGGCGGTCACCGATGATCAACTCACGCTGACCACGACCGATGGGAACCATGGCGTCTAGCGCCTTGATACCGGTCAACAATGGCTGATCAACGCTTTGACGTTCAATAACGCCTGGTGCGATTTTTTCGATTGGTGCGGTGATCTTCGCGTTGATATCACCTTTACCATCGATGGGCTGGCCCAGTGTGTTCACCACACGGCCGAGCAGTTCTTTACCTACCGGCACTTCGAGAATGCGTTGGGTGCATTTGACCTGATCGCCTTCACGCAGGTGGTCGTAACCACCCAGAACGATGGCGCCAACGGAATCGCGCTCAAGGTTCATGGCAACGGCAAAGCCGCCGCCGGGCAATTCGATCATTTCACCAAGCATCACGTCGTTGAGACCGTGAATTCGCAGAATACCGTCGCTGACAGAAACGATGGTGCCTACAGTTTGCGCATCCGCACTTTGATCAAAGTTCTCAATGCGTTGCTTAATCAGACTACTAATTTCAGAGGGATTGATCATGTGATCTCCTTAGCGACTCAGCTGAGTGGCAAGTTTTTGGATACCGCCGCGCATGGAACCGTCAATCACCAGATCGCCCGCACGAATAATCGCACCCGCAATCAGCGAGTCGTCCGTTTCGGTTATCAGGTCAATCGTACGATTCAATCGCTTGTTGAGCGCCGATTTAATGTTGTTGATTTCGCTTTCGGTCAGGGGATAAGCAGATACGACGGTCGCCGTCATCCGCTGCTCGGCCTGGGCACGCAGCAGCTCAAACTGATCTGCGATCTCCGGTAGGATCGCCAGCCGACCATTTTCGCCCAACAAGCGCACCATGTTGACAGCCTGTGGTTCCAACTCACTGGATACAACAGACAGAAAGCTATTGGTTCGCACTTCGGAAGGGCGGGAAATGTCAGCAAGAAAACGATCCATGTCCGGGTTCTTAACGACCTGCGCCAGAAACGCGAGACTCTTAGACCATACATTAGCTACTGCGGGTGTCGAGCAAAGCTCATGAATGGCCTTTGCATAGGATTGCGCCACTTGGATATTTTCGGACATACGATTACCTCTATATCCTTAAATGTGCGCAATCAGATCAGCCAAAGCCACTTCGTGATCCTTGTTTGTCACTTCACGCTTCAGAATGCGTTCTGCACCGGTAACTGCAATAGCAGACACCTGCGTGCGCAGCACTTCTTTAGCGCGATTCACTTCGCGATCAATCTCAGCCGATGCCTGAGCCACGATGCGCTCAGCTTCTGCTTTCGCATTGACGCGAGCATCTTCAAGAATCTGATTGGCGCGCGAGTTGGCCTGAGCCACGATATCGTTCGCTTTTTCTTTTGTTTCGCGCAGCATTTCCGCTGAACGCTCTTGCGCCAGTTTCAGCTCATGCTTGCCACGCTCGGAGGCGGAAAGACCGTCGGCAATCTTCTGGCGACGCGCTTCCATCAATGCGGAGAGCGGCGTCCAGAGGTATTTGCTGACCAGCCAAACCAGCACCACGAAGGCGATAATTTGAGCAACCAGTGTGATATTAATGTTCACAGCATAACCTCGATTGTTGCAGTTTCATGGTTTGGGCCCTCAGCCAAACGGCCAGGGCAAGCCCCGGCCATGTAGATCCGGCCCGGACGAATTACATTGCACCAATCGCAGCTTTCAGCGCACCAACGAAGGGGTTGGCGAACAGGAACCACATGGCGAAGGCCAGAATGATGAACGGGAATGATTCCATCAGGCCCGCGAAGATGAACATGTTGGTCATCAATTGAGGACGCATTTCAGGCTGACGTGCGATGCCTTCCAGAGTTTTGGAGCAGATCAAGCCCCAGCCAATTGCAGAACCCAAACCGGCCGCAGCCAGAATCACACCAACGCCTACTGCTGTGTAGGCATAAATTGTCGCGAGCATATCAGGGGTCATTTACATTCTCCTCAGTCGAACAGTTAAAAAACGAAACAGAAAACAGAAATTAGTGCGAATCCGCGTCAATGTGTGCCATGCCCAGATACACGATGGTCAACACCATGAAGATAAAGGCTTGCAACGATATCACGAGGATGTGGAAGATCAACCAAGCCAGATCAAGCACCACTTGCAACGGGAACCAGATCAGCAGGCTGGCGCTTACGGTCGCGCCCAGTGTCAGCAGGGCAATCAGCATGAACACCAACTCACCGGCAAACATGTTGCCAAAGAGTCGCAGACCCAGACTGATTGGCTTGGCCAGTTCTTCGATCAGTGTCATGACAATGTTGACAGGGATGAAGAACTTGCCGAAAGGGTGGAACAGGAACATCTTGATGTAGCCGCCAAACCCTTTCACTTTCAGGTTGTAGTAAACCGTAAGCATGAACACTACAAGCGCCATGGCCAGGGGCGTGTTCAGATCCGTGGTGGGAACGACTTTGAGGTAGTTCACGCCCAGACCGTGCGCAATGGCGGGAATAAGATCGATCGGGATCAAGTCCATGAAGTTCATGAGCCAGACCCAGATCAGGATAGTCAGCGCCAGTGGAGCGATCAGCGCAGGTGCCTTACCGCCAAATGAATCCTTGACCTGATTGTCTACGAACTCCAGAACGCCTTCGACCGCATTCTGAAAGCGACCGGGCGTTTCTGTACGCAGGTTTTGCCCAATTTTCATGGCGACAAAGAGAATCAGACCACCCAACAGGAAACTGAAGATCAGGGTATCGATATTCAGTTGCCAGAACCCTTGACCCACCGATAAGTTGGTTAAGTGATGCTGGATATACTCAACCGAGCCGCCGCCGGTATTTTCTGTAGCCACACGAGTCTCCTCAATCCAAGTTTAAATCTATTTTTAGTGTCAATCCGTCTTGCTCATGGGGCGGCCGGAATCGCGTCCGCGAGAGGCCAACACACCCACAATCATCACGCCGACAAAGCCCGCTACCGTATACAGGGCTGATAACTTCAACCCGCCCAGCGCGATGCCGAATAATACGAGAACCAGAACGAATCGAACCACCGCACCGACATACATCACATTCATGCTGGTCTGCGGTGATTCAACCGCCAGTTCACTTGCCTTGCGCATGGTATACCCCAGCACAAGCATCAGGGTGATGGCGATTACTGCACCGCCAACGACCCCCGAAAAAGCCCCCGGCCCGGCATACCAGAAGGCCAAACTGGCTGATATTGCGGCCACAAGGAATTGGGCGATCAGTACCGTTCGACCACGTCGGGCAATGCCGTCAGACATCACGGTCATGTGCGCCTGCCTGCATGAGCCGATGCGCGTTGCGCATACCGCCAATAAAACCCAGAAGGCCGCCCAGCAACATGGCTATGGGCGCCATGTCGAGCCAGCGATCAACAAGAAACCCGAGCAGCAGGCCTGCGATAACGGTTGAGGCAAATACATTGCCTGCGCCAACATTCATCAGGCCACGCAGCCGAATGGCAAAATAACCTTCCTGCTTCGTGCTTTCGGGCTTAGCCCCTTGTTTTTGATCGGCCATGACGCTTCTCTGTTTCCGACGGCCAAAATTTGGTGGCTAGTGTACCGGCATATTCAAGCGTCAACAACTGTTGGCAAGGCTACCTGAATACAGGTTGTTGAATTCACCCTGCCCTCAACCCTGCTCTTGCAACAGTCGATCAAGGATGCGACTCAATTGGCCCGGTTGGTCGAATCGAAGCTTAAGCCGACCACCGCCGCGCGTATTCAGCACCAGATCGACCTGGACACCCAAAGCATCCGAAATCTGGCGAAGCAATAATGCTGTATCCGGGTCAGCGGGCTGTGGCGCGGTTGGACTCAAAGCCGACTCATTCAACTTGCGCACCATGCCTTCGACCTGTCGAACCGTCAGCGCCTTGGCTACGATCTTTTCCGCCAGCAACGGCTGTTGCGCCATCGGCAAGCCAGCCAACGCCCGCGCATGACCAGCATCCAGTTGCTTGTTCTGCAGGAGTTGCCGTACCGGTTCGGCCAGATCGAGCAAACGCAGGGCATTGGACACGACCGGGCGCGAAATACCGAGAATATCGGCGACCCGCTGGTGCGTCATCTCAAATTCCTTGATCAGTCGCCGCATGGCTTCGGCCTGTTCGATGGGATCGAGATCTTCGCGTTGAAGATTTTCTATCAGGGCGAGTGCGGCCGCCTGATGATCATCGATATCCCGAACAATGGCAGGGATTTGCTGCAATCCGGCCAATTGCGCGGCACGCCATCGTCGTTCACCGGCGATCAGTTCATATTCGCCGGAACGACGACGCAGTACCACCGGCTGAATGAGCCCTTGCGCCCGGATTGAATCGGCGAGACTGCGCAACGCATCCTCATCGAAATGCGTGCGCGGCTGAAACGGACTGGGGTGTATCAACTCCAGGGCCACGTCGCGCAGTTGCGCGCCGGGATCGTCCTTCGCCTCACTCGAACGCAGCAAAGCGTCCAGCCCCCTGCCCAATCCTTTCTTTTTGACTGTCATCTGATGCTATCCATTCTCGAATCCGTTGATATTGAGACTAGTGCCCGGCTCGCTGTTCGGCCCGTGCGACCAATTCATGCGCGAGATCAGTGTACGCCTGGGCGCCTGCCGAGCCGCGGTCATAATACAAGGCGGGCAGGCCATGGCTGGGCGCTTCCGCCAAGCGCACATTGCGCGGAATAAGTGTGCGGAACAACTGGTCGCCAAAATGAGCCTGCAACTGTTCGGAAACCTGCTGCGCCAACAGATTGCGCGCGTCATACAGTGTACGGAGCACACCTGCCACGCCCAGAGCAGGCTGCAAGGCCATTCGCACCTGTTCGATCGTTTCCAGCAGCGAACTCAGCCCCTCTAGCGCAAAGTATTCGCACTGAACCGGAATGAGCACATCGTCGGATGCCACAAGGGCGTTGATGGTCAGGGTGTTGAGGGCGGGTGGGCAGTCGATCAGCACGAAATCGTAGTTTGTCAGCAAGGGCGCTAATGCACGCCGGAGTTTCATTTCGCGCCCGATCCGGCTGACAAGCTGGAATTCCGCACCCGCCAGCTCGATATTGGCTGGCAACAAATCAAATCCCGCGGGCTCGCTTCTGATAATGACGTCGGAGATGGATGCCTCATCCAGCAAAACATCGGCCATGGTATGAGCAAGAACGGATTTATCCTGCCCTGCGCTGACGGTGGCATTGCCTTGCGGGTCCAGGTCGATCATGAGCACGCGCTGCCCGATGGATTGCAGGGCGGCCGCCAGATTGACCGCGGTGGTGGTCTTGCCCACGCCGCCTTTCTGATTGGTGATGGCGAGCGTCCAGCTCATAATTGCGCCTCTCGTTGATAGATCAGTAAATGACGCGCCGCATCCAGCGAGGGAACAGACAGCGGGATGGTTTCCCGACAGATAAAACCATCCGCAACGGCTTGCTGCTCGCGCTCATCAAGACGCCCTTTCATCGCAAGCCACTCGCCGCCGGGACGCACGAGATGACAGGTCAGGCGCAAAAAATCTGCCGTGGATGCGAACGCACGCGATATGGCTTGATCGAACGATGAAGCGGGTACTTCCTCGACCCGTGAACGCAGCACGGTTACATTTTCGATTGCCAGCTCACGCACGGCCGCTTCAGCGAATCGGGTCATTTTCAAGTTTGAGTCAATAAGCGTTACGGCCAAGGATTCATCGGCCAGCGCCAGCAGGATACCCGGAATACCGGGGCCGCTACCAACATCGACCAAATGTCCTGCCGACCTTATCCACGGGCGCACGGCCAATGCATCCAGTACATGACGCACACGCATGTCTTCAAGGTTACGCACGGCTGTCAGGTTGTAGGTTCGATTCCACTTGGCCAGCAAATGGATATAAGCCGAGATACGCTGCGCACTGCGAAGGGCTATATCTTGCCCCATCGCCTGTACGCCCTGCTCGATGTGCTCGGCATAGCGCATGACCCTATCGTTCATGACCATATCGTTATTGGGCGACAATGCAATCAAGCCGATGCCGCCAGCAGGCTTCGACGCTTGAGATGAACCTGCAACAAAGAGATGGCCGCCGGCGTGACGCCGGGAATGCGTCCGGCCTGACCCAAAGTGCTCGGCCGATGTGTTTCAAGCTTGCTGCGCACTTCATTGGAAAGACCGTAAATCTGGCTGTAATCGAGATCGTCCGGCAAAACCTGCGTTTCCTGCTTCACCGAACGGCTCACCTCGTCCTTCTGTCGGTCAACGTATCCTGCGTATTTTGCTTCGATTTCGATCTGCTCGGTCACCGCAGCGGGCAACGGCGACTCGGGCGCCAAACTCGGCACCTGGGCCAACTGCTGGTAATCCATTTCCGGACGACGTAATAAATCGAGCGCATTGACGCCACGACTGATGACACCGGGCAAGCGGGATACATCGGGGTGGTCGGGATGCACCCAGAGCGCACCAAGACGCGCCTGCTCGCGTGCGATGGCTTCCATTTTTTCGTTGAACGCCCGCCAGCGCGCTTCATCCACCAGACCCAGCGCATGGCCGATCGGCGTCAGACGTTGATCGGCATTGTCCTCGCGCAGCATCAGGCGATATTCGGCCCGACTGGTGAACATACGGTAGGGCTCGAGCGTACCTTGCGTGATCAGATCGTCGATCATGACCCCGGCATAGGCTTCGTCACGTCGTAATGTCAACGGTTCGCGTCCCAGCACGCGTGCCGCCGCGTTGGCACCAGCCATCAAACCCTGGGCACCGGCTTCTTCGTAACCGGTCGTACCATTGATTTGTCCGGCAAAGAACAGCCCTTCGATCGCGCGGGTTTCCAGCGTGGGTTTCAGGCCGCGGGGGTCGAAAAAGTCATATTCGATGGCATAGCCGGGTCGGGTAATGACCGCGCGCTCGAAGCCACGAATCGAACGAACGTAATCCAGTTGAATATCAAACGGCAGGCTGGTTGAAATCCCGTTCGGATAGATTTCGTTCGTGGTCAGGCCTTCCGGCTCGACGAACACCTGATGAGAATCCTTATCGGCAAAACGGTGGATTTTATCCTCGATAGATGGGCAGTAACGCGGCCCCACCCCTTCGATCACTCCCGTGAACATGGGCGATCGGTCCAGACCGCCGCGGATAATTTCGTGCGTCCGCTCGTTGGTATGAGTAATGTAACAATTGACCTGCTGCGGATGATCCTTGACCGACCCCATGAACGAGAATACCGGCTCCGGCGTATCGCCGGGCTGGACCTGCATGACGGACAAATCAATCGAACGAATGTCGATGCGTGGCGGCGTACCCGTCTTGAGCCGACCCACACCCAGAGACAGCTCGCGCAGGCGATCGGCCAGCCGCTGCGCAGGTGGATCACCGGCACGACCGCCCTGGTAATTGTTCATGCCGATATGAATCTGTCCGGCCAGGAAGGTGCCCGCCGTCAGCACGACCGTCTTGCCGGTGAATTCGATACCGGCCTGAGTTCGAATACCCGTGACCCGCTCGCCGTCCAACAGCAGGTCATCGACTGCCTGCTGGAACAGCATGAGATTCGGTTGGTTTTCAAGCATCTGCCGGATGGCTGCCTTGTAGAGGATGCGGTCAGCCTGCGCACGGGTGGCACGCACGGCGGGGCCTTTGCGGGCATTGAGGGTGCGGAACTGAATCCCGCCTCGATCGGCCGCCAATGCCATCGCGCCGCCCAAGGCGTCGATTTCCCGCACCAGATGGCCCTTGCCAATGCCCCCGATAGCCGGATTGCAGCTCATTTGACCGAGCGTTTCGATGTTGTGACTGATCAGCAGCGTTTTCGCGCCCATGCGGGCAGCCGCCAGCGCCGCCTCCGTACCGGCATGGCCGCCGCCAACAACAATCACATCAAAGACTTCAGGGTATCGCACGATGCTCTCCGGAAAAACGAGCAGTAAAAAACATTGCTTACCGACTAACCAGTCGGCGTGGGCGGATTTTACGCGCAAGCGGGGCCAAAATCGAGAAAAACCCCATAATTCAAAAAAATAATTGTGGAAAAACAGTCTGATAGAGACCACCAGCACAGTCTCACCATCACCAAGTTTTATGCGCTCCACTGTTGAGCAGATCATCTCGGCAAGCCCCGAGGCCAGCGAACTACTTCTGCCGAGTGCTTTAACGAAGGTTCACTTTCGTGCAGAATGATCGGTCGGTCGGCGCGTCGCCTACCGACTCCAGCGTGGCTGGTAACAGCCCGAATGCACTACCTCGCCGAACCAGCGGGTTTACGCAGAATTCTCACGAATAGTTAATCATAATCAATCACTTGAAACGCACAGGTAAGAATGAACACACTGACCGAATCTCGAATTTTTTCTACGCTTGTCGCCCTCGGCGCGGCTTTAATCACGGCCCTGGCCATCACCCAAATCCAATCCGCCCAACTCATTGAATCCAATCTGCTGCGTTTTATCGCAACCGCCGCCATTATCTTCATCGTTATTCTTTTGAGCGGCCTGCTGCCGCGTAAATCTGTTTCAGTCACCGAAAAACGTGCCGAATCTGAACCCGCTCGCGAAGTCGGGCACGTCAAATGGTTCAACACCGACAAAGGCTTCGGTTTTATCGTACGCGAAAATGGCGAAGATCTGTTCGTCCACTTCCGCGCGGTCGGCGACGGCTCTACACTGCAACTCGTCGAAGGCCAGAAGGTCGAATACCACATCGGCCAAGGTCGCAAAGGGCCCCAGGCAGAGC
This region of Halothiobacillus neapolitanus c2 genomic DNA includes:
- a CDS encoding AtpZ/AtpI family protein translates to MADQKQGAKPESTKQEGYFAIRLRGLMNVGAGNVFASTVIAGLLLGFLVDRWLDMAPIAMLLGGLLGFIGGMRNAHRLMQAGAHDRDV
- a CDS encoding ATP synthase subunit I, giving the protein MTVMSDGIARRGRTVLIAQFLVAAISASLAFWYAGPGAFSGVVGGAVIAITLMLVLGYTMRKASELAVESPQTSMNVMYVGAVVRFVLVLVLFGIALGGLKLSALYTVAGFVGVMIVGVLASRGRDSGRPMSKTD
- the atpB gene encoding F0F1 ATP synthase subunit A, whose product is MATENTGGGSVEYIQHHLTNLSVGQGFWQLNIDTLIFSFLLGGLILFVAMKIGQNLRTETPGRFQNAVEGVLEFVDNQVKDSFGGKAPALIAPLALTILIWVWLMNFMDLIPIDLIPAIAHGLGVNYLKVVPTTDLNTPLAMALVVFMLTVYYNLKVKGFGGYIKMFLFHPFGKFFIPVNIVMTLIEELAKPISLGLRLFGNMFAGELVFMLIALLTLGATVSASLLIWFPLQVVLDLAWLIFHILVISLQAFIFMVLTIVYLGMAHIDADSH
- the mnmG gene encoding tRNA uridine-5-carboxymethylaminomethyl(34) synthesis enzyme MnmG produces the protein MRYPEVFDVIVVGGGHAGTEAALAAARMGAKTLLISHNIETLGQMSCNPAIGGIGKGHLVREIDALGGAMALAADRGGIQFRTLNARKGPAVRATRAQADRILYKAAIRQMLENQPNLMLFQQAVDDLLLDGERVTGIRTQAGIEFTGKTVVLTAGTFLAGQIHIGMNNYQGGRAGDPPAQRLADRLRELSLGVGRLKTGTPPRIDIRSIDLSVMQVQPGDTPEPVFSFMGSVKDHPQQVNCYITHTNERTHEIIRGGLDRSPMFTGVIEGVGPRYCPSIEDKIHRFADKDSHQVFVEPEGLTTNEIYPNGISTSLPFDIQLDYVRSIRGFERAVITRPGYAIEYDFFDPRGLKPTLETRAIEGLFFAGQINGTTGYEEAGAQGLMAGANAAARVLGREPLTLRRDEAYAGVMIDDLITQGTLEPYRMFTSRAEYRLMLREDNADQRLTPIGHALGLVDEARWRAFNEKMEAIAREQARLGALWVHPDHPDVSRLPGVISRGVNALDLLRRPEMDYQQLAQVPSLAPESPLPAAVTEQIEIEAKYAGYVDRQKDEVSRSVKQETQVLPDDLDYSQIYGLSNEVRSKLETHRPSTLGQAGRIPGVTPAAISLLQVHLKRRSLLAASA
- a CDS encoding cold-shock protein; protein product: MPRKSVSVTEKRAESEPAREVGHVKWFNTDKGFGFIVRENGEDLFVHFRAVGDGSTLQLVEGQKVEYHIGQGRKGPQAEQVVILD
- the rsmG gene encoding 16S rRNA (guanine(527)-N(7))-methyltransferase RsmG, which translates into the protein MIALSPNNDMVMNDRVMRYAEHIEQGVQAMGQDIALRSAQRISAYIHLLAKWNRTYNLTAVRNLEDMRVRHVLDALAVRPWIRSAGHLVDVGSGPGIPGILLALADESLAVTLIDSNLKMTRFAEAAVRELAIENVTVLRSRVEEVPASSFDQAISRAFASTADFLRLTCHLVRPGGEWLAMKGRLDEREQQAVADGFICRETIPLSVPSLDAARHLLIYQREAQL
- a CDS encoding F0F1 ATP synthase subunit B; amino-acid sequence: MNINITLVAQIIAFVVLVWLVSKYLWTPLSALMEARRQKIADGLSASERGKHELKLAQERSAEMLRETKEKANDIVAQANSRANQILEDARVNAKAEAERIVAQASAEIDREVNRAKEVLRTQVSAIAVTGAERILKREVTNKDHEVALADLIAHI
- the atpE gene encoding F0F1 ATP synthase subunit C, which encodes MTPDMLATIYAYTAVGVGVILAAAGLGSAIGWGLICSKTLEGIARQPEMRPQLMTNMFIFAGLMESFPFIILAFAMWFLFANPFVGALKAAIGAM
- a CDS encoding ParA family protein, whose amino-acid sequence is MSWTLAITNQKGGVGKTTTAVNLAAALQSIGQRVLMIDLDPQGNATVSAGQDKSVLAHTMADVLLDEASISDVIIRSEPAGFDLLPANIELAGAEFQLVSRIGREMKLRRALAPLLTNYDFVLIDCPPALNTLTINALVASDDVLIPVQCEYFALEGLSSLLETIEQVRMALQPALGVAGVLRTLYDARNLLAQQVSEQLQAHFGDQLFRTLIPRNVRLAEAPSHGLPALYYDRGSAGAQAYTDLAHELVARAEQRAGH
- a CDS encoding F0F1 ATP synthase subunit delta, which encodes MSENIQVAQSYAKAIHELCSTPAVANVWSKSLAFLAQVVKNPDMDRFLADISRPSEVRTNSFLSVVSSELEPQAVNMVRLLGENGRLAILPEIADQFELLRAQAEQRMTATVVSAYPLTESEINNIKSALNKRLNRTIDLITETDDSLIAGAIIRAGDLVIDGSMRGGIQKLATQLSR
- a CDS encoding ParB/RepB/Spo0J family partition protein yields the protein MTVKKKGLGRGLDALLRSSEAKDDPGAQLRDVALELIHPSPFQPRTHFDEDALRSLADSIRAQGLIQPVVLRRRSGEYELIAGERRWRAAQLAGLQQIPAIVRDIDDHQAAALALIENLQREDLDPIEQAEAMRRLIKEFEMTHQRVADILGISRPVVSNALRLLDLAEPVRQLLQNKQLDAGHARALAGLPMAQQPLLAEKIVAKALTVRQVEGMVRKLNESALSPTAPQPADPDTALLLRQISDALGVQVDLVLNTRGGGRLKLRFDQPGQLSRILDRLLQEQG